A window of the Loxodonta africana isolate mLoxAfr1 chromosome 3, mLoxAfr1.hap2, whole genome shotgun sequence genome harbors these coding sequences:
- the DIRAS1 gene encoding GTP-binding protein Di-Ras1: MPEQSNDYRVVVFGAGGVGKSSLVLRFVKGTFRDTYIPTIEDTYRQVISCDKSVCTLQITDTTGSHQFPAMQRLSISKGHAFILVFSVTSKQSLEELGPIYKLILQIKGSVEDIPVMLVGNKCDETQREVETREAQAVAQEWKCAFMETSAKMNYNVKELFQELLTLETRRNVSLSIDGKRSSKQKRTDRIKGKCVLM; encoded by the coding sequence ATGCCGGAGCAAAGCAACGACTACCGTGTGGTGGTGTTTGGGGCGGGCGGCGTGGGGAAGAGCTCACTGGTGCTGCGCTTCGTGAAGGGCACCTTCCGGGACACCTACATCCCCACCATCGAGGACACATACCGGCAGGTGATCAGCTGTGACAAGAGCGTGTGCACCCTGCAGATCACCGACACCACGGGCAGCCACCAGTTCCCAGCCATGCAGCGCCTGTCCATCTCCAAGGGCCACGCCTTCATCCTGGTGTTCTCAGTGACCAGCAAGCAGTCGTTGGAGGAGCTGGGCCCCATCTACAAGCTCATCCTGCAGATCAAGGGCAGCGTGGAGGACATCCCCGTCATGCTGGTGGGCAACAAGTGTGATGAGACGCAGCGGGAGGTGGAGACGCGGGAGGCACAGGCCGTGGCGCAGGAGTGGAAGTGTGCCTTCATGGAGACCTCTGCCAAGATGAACTACAACGTCAAGGAGCTCTTCCAGGAGCTGCTCACCCTGGAGACGCGGCGCAACGTGAGCCTCAGCATCGACGGCAAGCGTTCCAGTAAGCAGAAGAGGACAGATCGCATCAAGGGCAAATGCGTCCTCATGTGA